One window of Lawsonibacter asaccharolyticus genomic DNA carries:
- a CDS encoding UvrABC system protein B, producing the protein MPRFEVVSEYTPSGDQPEAIEALASGLEMGLDEQTLLGVTGSGKTFTMAKIIEKVQRPTLVLAHNKTLAAQLCAEFREFFPHNAVEYFVSYYDYYQPEAYIPHTDTFIEKDSAINEEIDRLRLSATASLMERRDVIVVSSVSCIYGLGEPEDFAKMMVSLRVGATLERDELLKKLVAIRYERNDIAFDRNMFRVRGDTVEIWPAYWKDTALRVEFFGDEIDRISEINVVTGTPIRRLNNIPIWPATHYVTPKEKMDAAIQEIYKELEGRVAFFEGEGKLVEAQRLKQRTMYDVEMMQELGYCSGIENYSRVIEGRPVGSPPHTLLDYFPKDFVLFIDESHVTLPQVRAMYNGDRARKTTLVDYGFRLPCAFDNRPLKFEEFEKRLNQVVYVSATPGEYERTRSGQIVEQVIRPTGLLDPRIEVRPVEGQIDDLIGEINQRTQRSERVLVTTLTKRMAEDLTAYLQNAGIKVRYMHHDIDTIERMEIIRDLRLGTFDVLVGINLLREGLDLPEVSLVAILDADKEGFLRSETSLIQTIGRAARNADGMVVMYADTITPSMRRAIDETERRREKQDAFNKAHGIVPRTVIKSVRELLEISATSEDVASNQRQGRVKAMTRQEKAAEIARLEKAMKEAAKMLEFELAATLRDQIIELRGK; encoded by the coding sequence ATGCCCAGATTTGAAGTGGTTTCAGAATACACCCCCAGCGGGGATCAGCCGGAGGCCATCGAGGCCCTGGCCAGCGGACTGGAGATGGGGCTGGACGAGCAGACGCTGCTGGGCGTCACCGGCTCGGGCAAGACCTTCACCATGGCCAAGATCATCGAAAAGGTCCAGCGGCCCACCCTTGTGCTGGCCCACAACAAGACCCTGGCCGCCCAGCTGTGTGCCGAGTTCCGGGAGTTCTTTCCCCACAACGCGGTGGAGTACTTCGTCTCCTACTACGACTACTACCAGCCGGAGGCCTATATCCCCCACACAGACACCTTCATCGAAAAGGATTCCGCCATCAACGAGGAGATCGACCGGCTGAGGCTGTCCGCCACCGCCTCCCTGATGGAGCGGAGGGACGTGATCGTGGTCTCCTCCGTCTCCTGTATCTACGGTCTGGGCGAGCCGGAGGACTTCGCCAAGATGATGGTCTCCCTGCGGGTGGGGGCCACCCTGGAGCGGGACGAGCTGCTGAAAAAGCTGGTGGCCATCCGCTATGAACGCAACGATATTGCCTTTGACCGCAACATGTTCCGGGTCCGGGGGGACACGGTGGAGATCTGGCCCGCCTATTGGAAGGACACCGCCCTGCGGGTGGAGTTTTTCGGGGACGAGATCGACCGCATCAGCGAGATCAACGTGGTCACCGGCACCCCCATCCGCCGGCTGAACAACATCCCTATCTGGCCGGCCACCCACTATGTCACCCCCAAGGAGAAGATGGACGCCGCTATCCAGGAGATCTACAAGGAACTGGAGGGGCGGGTGGCCTTCTTCGAGGGAGAGGGCAAGCTGGTGGAGGCCCAGCGGCTGAAGCAGCGCACCATGTACGACGTGGAGATGATGCAGGAGCTTGGCTACTGCTCCGGCATCGAGAACTATTCCCGGGTCATTGAGGGGCGGCCCGTGGGCTCGCCCCCCCACACCCTGCTGGACTACTTCCCCAAAGACTTCGTCCTCTTCATCGACGAGAGCCACGTCACCCTGCCCCAGGTGCGGGCCATGTATAACGGGGACCGGGCCCGAAAGACCACCCTGGTGGATTACGGCTTCCGGCTCCCCTGCGCCTTTGACAACCGGCCGCTGAAATTTGAGGAATTTGAAAAGCGGCTCAACCAGGTGGTCTATGTCTCAGCCACCCCGGGGGAGTATGAGCGCACCCGCTCGGGCCAGATCGTGGAGCAGGTGATCCGGCCCACCGGGCTGCTGGACCCCAGGATCGAAGTCAGGCCGGTGGAGGGCCAGATCGACGACCTGATCGGGGAGATCAACCAGCGCACCCAGCGGAGCGAGCGGGTGCTGGTCACAACCCTGACCAAGCGGATGGCGGAGGACCTGACCGCCTACCTCCAGAACGCGGGCATCAAGGTGCGCTATATGCACCACGACATCGACACCATCGAGCGGATGGAGATCATCCGGGACCTGCGGCTGGGCACCTTCGACGTGCTGGTGGGCATCAATCTGCTCCGGGAGGGCCTGGACCTGCCCGAGGTCTCCCTGGTGGCCATCCTGGACGCGGACAAGGAGGGCTTCCTCCGGTCCGAGACTTCCCTCATCCAGACCATCGGCCGGGCCGCCCGGAACGCCGACGGCATGGTGGTGATGTACGCGGACACCATCACCCCCTCCATGCGCCGGGCCATCGACGAGACGGAGCGCCGCCGGGAGAAGCAGGACGCCTTCAACAAGGCCCACGGCATCGTCCCCAGAACGGTCATCAAGTCGGTGCGGGAGCTGCTGGAGATCTCCGCCACGTCGGAGGACGTGGCCTCCAACCAGCGCCAGGGCAGGGTCAAGGCCATGACCAGGCAGGAGAAGGCCGCCGAGATCGCCCGCCTGGAGAAGGCCATGAAAGAGGCGGCCAAGATGCTGGAGTTCGAGCTGGCGGCAACTTTGAGAGACCAGATCATCGAACTGCGGGGGAAGTGA
- a CDS encoding orotate phosphoribosyltransferase: protein MTYKEEFITFMVRSGVLTFGDFTTKSGRKTPYFVNTGNYKTGAQAAKLGDYYAACIQEHMPDGITCLFGPAYKGIPLAVSAAASLYRNYDRDLPYCFNRKEAKNHGEGGSMVGYKPQDGDDVAIVEDVVTAGTAVRESIELFKHVADVNIKALFVSVDRMERGTRECSTLDELRQDYGIQVFPIVTVREVIAFLHNNSIDGKVYIDDEMKAKMEAYLEEYGAKG, encoded by the coding sequence ATGACCTACAAGGAAGAGTTTATCACGTTCATGGTGCGCTCCGGCGTGCTCACCTTCGGGGACTTCACCACCAAATCCGGCCGCAAGACCCCCTATTTTGTCAATACCGGAAACTACAAGACCGGTGCCCAGGCGGCCAAGCTGGGGGACTACTACGCTGCCTGTATCCAGGAGCACATGCCAGACGGCATTACCTGCCTGTTCGGACCGGCCTACAAGGGCATCCCCCTGGCGGTATCTGCCGCCGCCTCCCTGTACCGCAATTATGACCGGGATCTGCCCTACTGCTTCAACCGCAAGGAGGCCAAGAACCACGGCGAGGGCGGTTCCATGGTGGGCTACAAGCCCCAGGACGGGGACGACGTGGCCATCGTGGAGGACGTAGTCACCGCCGGCACCGCCGTGCGCGAGTCCATCGAGCTGTTCAAGCATGTGGCCGACGTGAACATCAAGGCCCTGTTCGTCTCGGTGGACCGGATGGAGCGGGGCACCCGGGAGTGCTCCACCCTGGATGAGCTGCGCCAGGACTACGGCATTCAGGTCTTCCCCATCGTCACCGTGCGGGAGGTCATCGCCTTCCTCCACAACAACTCCATCGACGGCAAGGTCTATATCGACGACGAGATGAAGGCGAAAATGGAAGCCTATCTGGAGGAGTACGGGGCCAAGGGCTGA
- a CDS encoding UvrABC system protein A — translation MHSHIFVKGARVNNLKNIDVDIPRDKLVVLTGLSGSGKSSLAFDTIYAEGQRRYVESLSSYARMFLGQMEKPDVDYIDGLSPAISIDQKTTSKNPRSTVGTVTEIYDYLRLLWARVGTPHCPICGKEIKQQTIDQIIDQVMALPEATRIQIMAPVIRGKKGEHAKIFEDARKSGYVRCRVDGIAYDLSEEIKLEKNKKHDIEIVVDRLVIREDIARRLTDSVETAASLAGGLVIVNVVGEDRDILFSQNYACEDCGVSIEELTPRMFSFNNPFGACPTCTGLGSQMKIDPERIIPNKNLSIIEGAITASGWSSIKSDGISRMYFDALAKRYKFKLNTPVKDLPPEALDAILYGTNGEKLTLYYDQPRGKGTLYQAFEGIVNNLERRYRETQSDSVKRELEECMSECPCPTCKGRRLRKESLAVTVGGIDIDAFTHKSVDDALEFVDQLTLTETQMRIAQRILKEIRERLGFLRSVGLQYLTLSRSAASLSGGESQRIRLATQIGSSLMGVLYILDEPSIGLHQRDNDMLLETMKHLRDLGNTLLVVEHDEDTMRAADYIVDVGPGAGVHGGQIVACGTAEEIMNTPGSLTGDYLSGRRKIPVPEQRRKGNGKYLKVLGAAENNLRHIDVSFPLGTFTAVTGVSGSGKSSLVNEILYNRLACDLNRAKTRPGRHDGLEGEEFLDKVINIDQSPIGRTPRSNPATYTGLFNDIRDLFASTQDAKSRGYGPGRFSFNVRGGRCEACQGDGLLKIEMHFLPDIYVPCEVCKGKRYNRETLEVRYKGKNIYEVLEMTVEEALPFFENLPRIYGRLKTLMDVGLSYIKLGQPSTELSGGEAQRVKLATELSKRSTGQTIYILDEPTTGLHSYDVHRLIEVLQRLVEAGNTVVVIEHNLDVIKTADHVIDLGPEGGDGGGTIVCTGTPEEVAACERSYTGRYLKKMLER, via the coding sequence ATGCACAGTCATATTTTTGTCAAGGGCGCCCGGGTGAACAACCTGAAAAACATTGATGTGGACATCCCGCGGGACAAGCTGGTGGTCCTCACCGGGCTGTCCGGTTCTGGAAAATCCTCCCTGGCCTTCGACACCATCTATGCCGAGGGACAGCGGCGGTATGTGGAGTCCCTCAGCTCCTACGCCCGCATGTTCCTGGGCCAGATGGAGAAGCCCGACGTGGACTATATCGACGGGCTCTCACCCGCCATCTCCATCGACCAGAAGACCACCAGCAAGAACCCCCGCTCCACTGTGGGCACCGTGACGGAGATCTATGACTACCTCCGTCTGCTGTGGGCCCGGGTGGGCACCCCCCACTGCCCCATCTGCGGCAAGGAGATCAAACAGCAGACCATCGACCAGATCATCGATCAGGTGATGGCGCTGCCCGAGGCCACCCGCATCCAGATCATGGCCCCGGTGATCCGGGGCAAGAAGGGGGAGCACGCCAAGATCTTCGAGGATGCCCGCAAGTCGGGCTACGTCCGCTGCCGGGTGGATGGCATCGCCTATGATCTCAGCGAGGAGATCAAGCTGGAAAAGAACAAGAAGCACGACATTGAGATCGTGGTGGACCGTCTGGTGATCCGGGAGGACATCGCCCGCCGTCTTACAGATTCGGTGGAGACCGCCGCCTCCCTGGCGGGGGGGCTGGTGATTGTCAACGTGGTGGGGGAGGACCGGGATATCCTGTTTTCCCAGAACTACGCCTGCGAGGACTGCGGCGTCTCCATCGAGGAGCTCACCCCCCGCATGTTCTCCTTCAACAACCCCTTCGGCGCCTGCCCCACCTGCACCGGCCTGGGCAGCCAGATGAAGATCGACCCGGAGCGCATCATCCCCAATAAAAACCTGTCCATCATTGAGGGGGCCATTACCGCCTCCGGCTGGAGCAGCATCAAGTCGGACGGCATCTCCCGGATGTACTTTGACGCCCTGGCCAAGCGGTACAAATTCAAGCTGAACACCCCGGTGAAGGACCTGCCCCCGGAGGCGCTGGACGCCATCCTCTACGGCACCAACGGGGAGAAGCTGACCCTCTACTACGACCAGCCCCGGGGGAAGGGGACCCTGTATCAGGCGTTTGAGGGCATCGTCAACAACCTGGAGCGCCGCTACCGGGAGACTCAGTCCGACTCTGTAAAGCGTGAGCTGGAGGAGTGCATGAGCGAGTGCCCCTGTCCCACCTGTAAAGGCCGCCGCCTGCGCAAGGAGTCTCTGGCGGTCACCGTGGGGGGGATCGATATCGACGCCTTCACCCACAAATCAGTGGACGACGCCCTGGAGTTCGTGGATCAGCTGACCCTGACTGAGACCCAGATGCGCATCGCCCAGCGGATCCTGAAGGAGATCCGGGAGCGGCTGGGCTTCCTGCGGTCGGTGGGGCTCCAGTACCTGACCCTGTCCCGCAGCGCCGCCAGCCTGTCCGGCGGCGAGAGCCAGCGCATCCGGCTGGCCACCCAAATCGGCTCCTCTCTGATGGGAGTGCTGTATATTCTGGACGAGCCCTCCATCGGCCTGCACCAGCGGGACAATGACATGCTGCTGGAGACTATGAAGCACCTGCGGGACCTGGGCAACACCCTGCTGGTGGTGGAGCACGATGAGGACACCATGCGGGCCGCCGACTATATCGTGGACGTGGGCCCCGGGGCCGGCGTCCACGGCGGACAGATCGTGGCCTGCGGCACAGCGGAGGAGATCATGAACACCCCCGGCTCCCTCACCGGCGACTACCTCTCCGGGCGGCGGAAGATCCCGGTGCCGGAGCAGCGCCGGAAGGGGAACGGAAAGTACCTGAAGGTGCTGGGGGCGGCGGAGAACAATCTGCGCCACATCGACGTGTCCTTCCCTCTGGGGACCTTCACTGCGGTGACCGGCGTGTCGGGCAGCGGAAAGTCCTCCCTGGTCAACGAGATCCTCTATAACCGGCTGGCCTGCGACCTGAACCGGGCCAAGACTCGGCCGGGCAGACACGACGGCCTGGAGGGGGAGGAGTTCCTGGACAAGGTCATCAACATCGACCAGTCCCCCATCGGGCGCACGCCCCGGTCCAATCCGGCCACCTACACCGGGCTGTTCAACGACATCCGGGACCTGTTCGCCTCCACCCAGGACGCTAAAAGCCGGGGCTACGGCCCGGGCCGCTTCTCCTTCAATGTGCGGGGCGGCCGGTGCGAGGCATGTCAGGGGGACGGCCTGCTGAAGATCGAGATGCACTTCCTGCCGGACATCTACGTCCCCTGCGAGGTGTGCAAGGGCAAGCGGTACAACCGTGAGACCCTGGAGGTGCGGTATAAGGGGAAAAATATCTATGAGGTTCTGGAGATGACAGTGGAGGAGGCCCTCCCCTTCTTCGAGAACCTGCCCCGGATCTACGGGCGGCTCAAGACCCTGATGGATGTGGGGCTGAGCTATATCAAGCTGGGGCAGCCCTCCACCGAGCTGTCCGGCGGCGAGGCCCAGCGGGTCAAGCTGGCCACCGAGCTGTCCAAGCGCTCCACCGGCCAGACCATCTATATCCTGGATGAGCCCACCACCGGCCTGCACAGCTATGATGTCCACCGGCTCATCGAGGTGCTCCAGCGTCTGGTGGAGGCGGGCAACACCGTGGTGGTCATCGAGCACAACCTGGATGTCATCAAGACCGCCGACCATGTCATCGACCTGGGCCCCGAGGGGGGCGACGGCGGCGGCACCATCGTCTGCACGGGCACGCCGGAGGAAGTGGCCGCCTGTGAGCGGAGCTACACCGGGCGGTATCTGAAAAAGATGCTGGAGCGGTGA